From Mustela erminea isolate mMusErm1 chromosome 1, mMusErm1.Pri, whole genome shotgun sequence, a single genomic window includes:
- the CHST2 gene encoding carbohydrate sulfotransferase 2: MSRSPPRALPPGAPPRLLPAASAAAPRALLPPWPRRPGRRWPASPLGMKVFRRKALVLCAGYALLLVLTMLNLLDYKWHKEPLQQCSPDGPLGAAAGAAGGGWARPGPPPAVQPHAHTRLDLRTPYRPPAAAAAVGVAPAAAAAAGGAGAVAPPRNSTRGTGGGGEKRQLVYVFTTWRSGSSFFGELFNQNPEVFFLYEPVWHVWQKLYPGDAVSLQGAARDMLSALYRCDLSVFQLYSPAGSGGRNLTTLGIFGAATNKVVCSSPLCPAYRKEIVGLVDDRVCKKCPPQRLARFEEECRKYRTLVIKGVRVFDVAVLAPLLRDPALDLKVIHLVRDPRAVASSRIRSRHGLIRESLQVVRSRDPRAHRMPFLEAAGHKLGVKKEGVGGPADYHALGAMEVICNSMAKTLQTALQPPDWLQGHYLVVRYEDLVGDPVKTLRRVYDFVGLLVSPEMEQFALNMTSGSGSSSKPFVVSARNATQAANAWRTALTFQQIKQVEEFCYQPMAVLGYERVNSPEEVKDLSKTLLRKPRL; the protein is encoded by the coding sequence ATGAGCCGCAGCCCGCCGCGAGCCCTGCCCCCGGGCGCGCCCCCCCGGTTGCTCCCGGCTGCTTCTGCGGCCGCGCCGCGCGCCCTGCTCCCGCCGTGGCCCAGGCGCCCGGGCCGTCGCTGGCCCGCGTCCCCGCTCGGAATGAAGGTGTTCCGCAGGAAGGCGCTGGTGCTGTGCGCGGGCTATGCGCTGCTGCTGGTGCTCACCATGCTCAACCTCCTGGACTACAAGTGGCACAAGGAGCCGCTGCAGCAATGCAGCCCCGACGGGCCGCTCGGTGCCGCGGCGGGGGCGGCTGGGGGCGGCTGGGCGCGCCCGGGGCCGCCTCCGGCTGTGCAGCCCCACGCACACACCCGCTTGGACCTTCGTACTCCGTACCGCCCTCCTGCCGCCGCCGCAGCCGTCGGGGTGGCCCCAGCCGCCGCCGCAGCAGCAGGAGGAGCGGGGGCCGTGGCACCTCCTCGCAATAGCACTCGGGGCACCGGGGGTGGCGGAGAAAAGAGGCAGTTGGTGTATGTGTTCACCACGTGGCGCTCGGGCTCGTCTTTCTTCGGTGAGCTCTTCAACCAGAACCCCGAGGTGTTCTTTCTCTACGAGCCAGTGTGGCATGTGTGGCAAAAACTGTACCCAGGGGACGCTGTTTCTCTGCAAGGGGCTGCGCGGGACATGCTGAGCGCTCTCTATCGCTGCGACCTCTCGGTCTTCCAGCTGTACAGCCCCGCGGGCAGCGGGGGGCGCAACCTCACCACGCTGGGCATTTTTGGGGCAGCCACCAACAAGGTGGTGTGCTCCTCGCCGCTGTGCCCCGCCTACCGCAAGGAGATCGTCGGGCTGGTGGATGACCGCGTGTGCAAGAAGTGCCCGCCGCAGCGCCTGGCACGCTTTGAGGAGGAGTGCCGCAAGTACCGCACGCTGGTCATCAAGGGCGTGCGTGTCTTCGACGTGGCCGTGTTGGCGCCCCTCCTGCGCGACCCGGCCCTGGACCTCAAGGTCATCCACCTAGTGCGCGATCCGCGTGCTGTGGCCAGCTCACGCATCCGCTCGCGCCACGGGCTCATCCGCGAGAGCCTTCAGGTGGTGCGCAGCCGGGACCCGCGAGCCCATCGCATGCCCTTCCTGGAGGCGGCTGGCCACAAGCTGGGCGTCAAGAAGGAGGGCGTGGGCGGCCCGGCGGACTACCACGCGCTTGGCGCTATGGAGGTCATCTGCAACAGCATGGCCAAGACACTCCAGACGGCCCTGCAGCCCCCTGACTGGCTGCAAGGCCACTATCTGGTCGTGCGGTACGAGGACCTGGTGGGAGACCCCGTCAAGACCCTACGGAGAGTGTACGACTTTGTGGGACTGCTGGTGAGCCCCGAAATGGAACAGTTTGCCCTCAACATGACCAGCGGCTCAGGCTCCTCCTCTAAGCCTTTCGTGGTGTCCGCGCGGAACGCCACGCAGGCCGCCAACGCCTGGCGGACGGCCCTCACCTTCCAGCAGATCAAACAGGTGGAGGAGTTTTGCTACCAGCCCATGGCCGTGCTGGGCTATGAGCGGGTCAATAGCCCCGAGGAGGTCAAAGACCTCAGTAAGACCCTGCTCCGGAAGCCCCGGCTCTGA